One window from the genome of Mucilaginibacter ginsenosidivorans encodes:
- a CDS encoding 2OG-Fe(II) oxygenase, whose translation MKQQIDQLDWQQVAGQMNDTGYAIISSLLTAEECDSLRQQYDNKELYRKTIVMERYRFGLGEYKYFNYPLPAIIETTRQAVYPHLAPIANKWMEVLGIQKQFPDSLPELLEQCHAAGQNRPTPLILRYGIGGYNTLHQDLYGDIYFPMQMVLFLDDAYEGGEFVLIEQQPRAQSKAIVLKPQKGDALIFTTNFRPVKGTRGYYRVNMKHGVSQVTSGSRHTLGIIFHDAA comes from the coding sequence ATGAAACAACAAATTGATCAATTGGACTGGCAGCAGGTTGCCGGCCAGATGAACGATACCGGCTATGCCATTATTAGTAGCCTGCTTACCGCGGAAGAATGTGATAGCCTGCGGCAACAATACGACAACAAGGAACTATACCGCAAAACCATCGTGATGGAGCGTTACCGCTTCGGGTTGGGCGAGTATAAATATTTCAATTATCCGCTGCCCGCCATCATCGAAACTACCAGGCAGGCGGTTTATCCTCACCTTGCGCCTATTGCCAATAAATGGATGGAGGTATTGGGTATACAAAAGCAATTTCCGGATAGCCTGCCGGAATTGTTGGAACAATGCCACGCAGCGGGTCAAAACCGCCCGACGCCTTTGATTTTACGGTATGGCATAGGCGGTTATAACACCCTGCACCAGGACCTGTATGGCGATATCTACTTTCCAATGCAAATGGTGTTGTTTTTGGACGATGCTTATGAGGGCGGCGAGTTTGTATTGATAGAGCAGCAGCCGAGGGCACAATCCAAAGCTATTGTGCTGAAACCCCAAAAGGGCGATGCCCTGATCTTCACCACGAATTTCCGGCCGGTGAAGGGTACGCGGGGCTACTACCGCGTTAATATGAAGCACGGTGTGAGCCAGGTAACGTCCGGCAGCAGGCATACCCTGGGAATTATCTTTCACGATGCGGCATGA